From a region of the Bradyrhizobium diazoefficiens genome:
- a CDS encoding GlxA family transcriptional regulator, whose product MIGILIFPDFQLLDAAGPISVFEVAARCAGKPLALRVLALNAGLVRSSSGVEMVARDFKSANAITTLVIAGGTGVTEAARCEATRAFVQRLAKRGVRVASVCSGAYVLAEAGLLDGRRATTHWGRTRDFVARYPKVKFEPDQIFTRDGNVWTSAGITAGIDLALAMITEDHGEEIARAAARQLVLYHRRSGGQSQFSSLLELKAPNGRFGALLSWARENLDAPLTVEDLADRAGMSARHFARAFAAETGTTPSKAIERLRLEVARERVQSSREGIELVAEATGFGDPERMRRAFIRAFGQPPQALRRAARAG is encoded by the coding sequence ATGATCGGCATCTTGATCTTCCCGGATTTCCAGCTGCTCGATGCGGCCGGCCCGATCTCGGTGTTCGAGGTCGCGGCACGCTGCGCCGGCAAGCCGCTTGCGCTCCGGGTGCTGGCGCTGAATGCAGGCCTCGTACGCAGCTCTTCGGGCGTCGAGATGGTCGCGCGCGACTTCAAGTCGGCGAATGCGATCACGACGCTGGTGATTGCGGGCGGCACAGGCGTGACCGAGGCCGCGCGCTGCGAGGCAACGCGCGCCTTCGTGCAGCGTCTGGCAAAGCGCGGCGTGCGCGTCGCGAGCGTCTGCTCGGGCGCCTATGTGCTCGCCGAAGCGGGCCTGCTCGACGGCCGCCGCGCCACCACGCATTGGGGCCGGACGCGGGATTTCGTCGCGCGCTATCCGAAGGTGAAGTTCGAGCCGGACCAGATTTTCACCCGCGACGGCAATGTCTGGACGTCAGCCGGCATCACCGCCGGCATCGATCTGGCGCTCGCGATGATCACCGAGGACCATGGCGAGGAGATCGCGCGGGCAGCCGCGCGGCAACTCGTGCTCTACCATCGCCGCAGCGGCGGTCAGTCGCAGTTCTCTTCGCTGCTGGAGCTGAAGGCGCCGAACGGCCGCTTCGGCGCGCTGTTGTCCTGGGCGCGCGAAAATCTCGATGCACCGCTGACGGTGGAGGACCTCGCCGACCGGGCCGGCATGAGCGCGCGGCATTTTGCCCGCGCCTTCGCCGCCGAGACCGGTACGACGCCATCCAAAGCAATCGAGCGGCTCCGGCTCGAAGTCGCGCGCGAGCGCGTGCAGTCCTCGCGCGAGGGGATCGAGCTGGTCGCAGAGGCGACCGGCTTCGGCGATCCCGAGCGCATGCGGCGCGCCTTCATCCGCGCTTTCGGCCAGCCGCCGCAGGCCCTGCGGCGCGCGGCGCGGGCGGGGTAG
- a CDS encoding DUF2155 domain-containing protein, with protein MSNKPDSLLKPREMFRTNTLTGLAALLAATALTVATPAQAQIGTIFSDPPPLRPPGSIPRGQPQPQQIPEDDEEVPELPPHGRVLPSRPLPPPPGRQGNAMPGPVEIQPLAPPPGSTVAPNQAPSAAVTPSGPQGAPGAPGRQPPQKGAPGAVPQTPASLQPGDEVVTEPPAQKIVNKKATFSGLDKITGRIINFDEDIGETVQFGALRVKTDACYTRPATEAANTDAFVEVDEITLQGEVKRIFSGWMYAASPGLHGVEHPIYDIWLTDCKEPQQTIATAAPDPATKPAPPPPAQKRAAPKQVQQRPPQPLPPIQPQQPPPPPPPPEQRPGLFGIPGFGR; from the coding sequence ATGTCCAACAAGCCCGATTCGCTGTTGAAGCCGCGCGAGATGTTTCGAACCAATACCCTGACAGGTCTTGCGGCGCTTCTGGCCGCTACCGCACTGACGGTTGCGACGCCGGCGCAGGCGCAAATCGGAACGATCTTCTCCGATCCGCCGCCGCTGCGGCCGCCCGGCAGCATTCCGCGTGGCCAGCCGCAGCCGCAGCAGATCCCCGAGGATGACGAAGAGGTGCCGGAGCTGCCGCCACACGGCCGCGTGCTGCCGTCGCGCCCGCTGCCGCCGCCTCCGGGCCGCCAAGGTAACGCGATGCCAGGGCCGGTCGAGATCCAGCCACTGGCGCCGCCGCCGGGCTCCACCGTCGCGCCGAACCAGGCGCCATCCGCCGCAGTCACGCCGTCCGGTCCGCAAGGCGCTCCGGGCGCGCCCGGTCGTCAGCCGCCGCAGAAGGGCGCGCCTGGCGCTGTCCCGCAGACCCCGGCAAGCCTCCAGCCGGGCGACGAGGTCGTCACCGAACCGCCGGCCCAGAAGATCGTGAACAAGAAGGCAACCTTCTCCGGCCTCGACAAGATCACCGGGCGCATCATCAATTTCGACGAGGACATCGGCGAGACCGTCCAGTTCGGTGCGCTCAGGGTCAAGACCGACGCCTGCTACACGCGACCGGCGACGGAGGCCGCCAACACCGACGCCTTCGTCGAGGTCGACGAGATCACCTTGCAGGGCGAGGTCAAGCGCATCTTCTCCGGCTGGATGTATGCGGCAAGCCCGGGCCTGCACGGCGTCGAGCACCCGATCTACGACATCTGGCTCACCGACTGCAAAGAGCCGCAGCAGACCATCGCGACCGCGGCGCCGGATCCTGCGACCAAGCCCGCGCCTCCGCCGCCTGCGCAGAAGAGGGCCGCGCCCAAGCAGGTGCAGCAGCGTCCGCCGCAACCCTTGCCGCCTATCCAGCCGCAGCAACCGCCGCCGCCCCCTCCGCCGCCGGAGCAGCGGCCGGGCCTGTTCGGTATCCCAGGATTCGGCCGTTAG
- the aat gene encoding leucyl/phenylalanyl-tRNA--protein transferase — protein sequence MTSRDSAPSEITPAVLLRAYACGIFPMAESADDPTLFWVEPELRGVIPLNGFRVASRLARTVRSDVFRVTVNTAFKATIAGCAAPQAGREDTWINKRIRDLYGGLYELGHCHSVEAWQGEDLVGGLYGVSLGRAFFGESMFHTARDASKVALVHLVARLIHGGFELLDTQYVTEHLKSFGAVEISRRRYTALLDKALAGEPGDFLKLPAGDAIPGARALEIIASRP from the coding sequence ATGACTTCGCGCGACTCCGCCCCATCCGAGATTACCCCGGCCGTGCTGCTGCGCGCTTATGCCTGCGGCATCTTCCCGATGGCGGAAAGCGCCGACGATCCGACCCTGTTCTGGGTCGAGCCGGAGCTGCGCGGGGTCATCCCGCTCAACGGATTTCGCGTCGCCTCACGGCTCGCGCGCACCGTGCGCTCGGATGTGTTTCGCGTGACCGTCAATACCGCGTTCAAGGCGACGATCGCCGGCTGCGCTGCGCCGCAGGCCGGGCGCGAGGACACCTGGATCAACAAGCGCATCCGCGACCTCTATGGCGGCCTGTACGAGCTCGGCCATTGTCACAGCGTCGAGGCCTGGCAGGGCGAGGACCTCGTCGGCGGCCTGTACGGCGTCAGCCTCGGGCGGGCCTTTTTCGGCGAGAGCATGTTCCACACCGCGCGCGATGCGTCGAAGGTCGCACTGGTGCATCTGGTCGCGCGGCTCATTCATGGCGGCTTCGAGCTGCTCGACACCCAATATGTCACCGAACACCTGAAGAGCTTTGGCGCGGTCGAGATCTCGCGGCGGCGCTACACCGCACTGCTCGACAAGGCGCTCGCAGGCGAACCCGGCGACTTCCTGAAGCTCCCTGCGGGTGACGCAATCCCGGGTGCGCGCGCGCTCGAGATCATCGCCTCACGGCCGTAA
- a CDS encoding response regulator yields the protein MPRVLVVDDDPMVGATIEVLLQRQGFDVTLADGGETGLAALESQAFDVMLVDIFMPHMRGFESIRIFHERAPATPLIAMSGYAFASSASPSPDFLRMALELGATRCLRKPFTPDALLTSIRECLAGESAQQKDKKEAP from the coding sequence ATGCCGCGCGTTCTCGTGGTTGATGACGATCCGATGGTCGGCGCGACCATCGAGGTCCTCCTCCAACGTCAGGGCTTCGACGTCACGCTGGCCGACGGCGGTGAAACAGGACTGGCTGCGCTCGAATCGCAAGCCTTCGACGTGATGCTGGTCGACATCTTCATGCCGCATATGCGCGGCTTCGAGTCGATCCGCATCTTTCACGAGCGCGCGCCGGCGACACCGCTGATCGCGATGTCCGGCTACGCCTTCGCGTCATCCGCCTCGCCCTCTCCCGATTTCCTCCGCATGGCGCTGGAACTCGGCGCGACGCGCTGCCTGCGCAAGCCGTTCACGCCGGACGCGTTGCTGACCTCGATCCGGGAATGCCTCGCGGGCGAGAGCGCACAGCAGAAGGACAAGAAAGAAGCCCCTTGA
- a CDS encoding Na+-dependent transporter, which produces MASVLRLIFAIPLRGLTWLGSQGTRAVAAVVFIAAAMPTIGALLRPYVTEAIFVLLCISFMRVDLAALVGHLRRPALVATATAWTIIGVPLIVGSIAHAAGLTSRAPGLALALMLQSMASPMMASPALAALMGLDATLVLVTLVTSTALVPFTASLFAGLFLDGMLSISPLALGLKLLGILAASLLTATVIRRVFGAEAIQRAKRPIDGFNIVILLVFASAVMGDVAGDLVSQPTFTVGLALLSFAIYFTLLAITTLLFRRIGTERALALGLMVSQRNLGLMLAATAGALPPSTWLYFAMTQFPIHLAPYLLMPIARRLTARADASGEATANSSL; this is translated from the coding sequence ATGGCTTCTGTTCTTCGACTTATCTTCGCCATCCCGCTGCGCGGGCTCACCTGGCTCGGCAGCCAAGGCACGCGTGCGGTGGCGGCCGTCGTCTTCATCGCGGCCGCGATGCCGACGATCGGAGCGCTGCTGCGGCCCTACGTCACCGAGGCGATCTTCGTCCTGCTCTGCATCTCCTTCATGCGGGTCGATCTGGCCGCGCTCGTTGGCCATCTGCGCCGGCCGGCCCTGGTCGCCACCGCCACCGCCTGGACCATAATCGGCGTGCCGCTGATCGTCGGATCGATCGCCCACGCAGCGGGACTGACGAGCCGCGCACCCGGCCTTGCCCTGGCACTCATGCTCCAGAGCATGGCCTCGCCGATGATGGCTTCGCCGGCTCTCGCCGCGCTGATGGGGCTCGACGCGACCCTCGTGCTGGTCACGCTGGTGACCTCGACTGCGCTCGTCCCCTTCACGGCGTCGCTGTTCGCCGGCCTGTTCCTCGACGGGATGCTCAGCATCTCGCCGCTTGCACTCGGCCTGAAGCTGCTCGGCATTCTCGCCGCATCGCTGCTGACGGCGACCGTCATCCGCCGGGTCTTCGGCGCGGAGGCGATCCAGCGCGCGAAGCGGCCGATCGATGGATTCAACATCGTTATCCTGCTTGTGTTCGCCTCCGCGGTCATGGGCGATGTCGCCGGCGACCTGGTGTCCCAGCCGACGTTCACCGTCGGTCTCGCGCTGCTGTCCTTCGCGATCTACTTCACCCTGCTCGCGATCACCACGCTGCTGTTCCGCCGCATCGGCACCGAGCGCGCGCTGGCGCTCGGGCTAATGGTGTCGCAGCGCAACCTCGGCCTGATGCTGGCGGCAACGGCCGGCGCATTGCCGCCCAGCACTTGGCTCTATTTCGCGATGACGCAGTTTCCGATTCATCTTGCGCCTTACCTGCTCATGCCGATCGCGCGGCGTTTGACGGCACGCGCGGATGCGTCGGGCGAGGCAACTGCAAACAGCAGTCTCTAG
- a CDS encoding NADH:ubiquinone oxidoreductase subunit NDUFA12, with protein sequence MKQFFLKLFTWWNGQTFGTQLWTKRYGELVGQDEQGNLYYRTRGGVVDPTLGFERRWVIYNGYAEASRIPPSWHGWMHHVVDVPPTEANYRPREWEKPHQPNLTGTAKAYRPSGSTLASGKRPKATGDYQPWTPG encoded by the coding sequence ATGAAACAATTCTTCCTCAAGCTCTTCACCTGGTGGAACGGCCAGACGTTTGGCACCCAACTCTGGACCAAGCGGTACGGAGAGCTGGTTGGCCAGGACGAGCAGGGCAATCTCTACTATCGCACCCGCGGCGGGGTGGTCGATCCGACGCTTGGCTTCGAGCGGCGCTGGGTAATCTATAACGGCTATGCCGAAGCGAGCCGGATCCCGCCGTCCTGGCACGGCTGGATGCACCACGTCGTCGACGTGCCGCCGACCGAGGCCAACTATCGGCCGCGCGAGTGGGAAAAGCCGCACCAGCCCAATCTTACCGGCACGGCAAAGGCCTATCGTCCCTCGGGCTCGACCCTCGCCAGCGGCAAGCGTCCGAAGGCGACCGGCGACTATCAGCCCTGGACGCCTGGCTAG
- a CDS encoding GNAT family N-acetyltransferase has translation MTVKDIGRSNCYASVKRDGDSGLPYLLRAPTVEEFPALSALCFRSKTVWGYDNGFMEACRCELSIGPHELRSTSIAVAEDHGKIVGVAQIKVVGSESDLLKLFVEPTALRSGVGRALFTWAIDKAASMGADSLAIEADPDAAPFYRRMGAEDCGFAPSGSIPGRLLPKLLKNLRSA, from the coding sequence TTGACCGTCAAGGACATCGGTCGTTCGAATTGCTATGCTTCAGTCAAACGCGACGGAGACAGCGGCTTGCCATATCTTTTGAGAGCTCCAACAGTCGAAGAGTTCCCGGCGCTTTCGGCGTTATGCTTCCGGTCGAAAACAGTATGGGGCTATGACAACGGCTTCATGGAGGCGTGCCGTTGTGAACTCTCCATTGGACCACACGAATTGCGATCAACCTCGATTGCAGTTGCGGAAGATCACGGAAAAATCGTTGGCGTCGCGCAGATCAAGGTGGTTGGAAGCGAATCCGACTTGCTCAAGCTGTTCGTTGAACCGACCGCCCTGCGCAGCGGCGTCGGCAGGGCTCTCTTTACGTGGGCCATCGACAAAGCGGCAAGTATGGGTGCCGACAGCCTTGCGATTGAGGCCGACCCGGATGCCGCGCCGTTCTACAGACGGATGGGCGCAGAGGATTGCGGCTTCGCACCCTCTGGCTCAATACCCGGGAGATTGCTGCCAAAACTCCTCAAAAATCTGCGATCGGCCTAA
- a CDS encoding BA14K family protein, with protein sequence MNSLRILSAAAALALVLPMTSPSFAQGPGGRGGGGGAHVGGGAHVGGGGGGAQISGGGGARMGAGPAFRGGGGNFAAGPAASPSGRSFAATPAARPAISPSFSGSRSVATAGNWQGGSNWSGRHWHHHRGGGFWPGFAAGAAIGGLGSYAYYGGGYYDDPYYYGYYDEPTVAVVPYGGGDSVAYCEQRFKSYDPASGTYLGYDGQRHPCP encoded by the coding sequence ATGAACAGTCTGAGAATTTTGAGTGCCGCCGCAGCGCTGGCGCTCGTTCTACCGATGACCTCACCAAGCTTTGCACAGGGGCCCGGCGGCCGCGGGGGCGGCGGAGGCGCCCACGTCGGTGGCGGTGCCCATGTCGGCGGCGGTGGCGGTGGCGCCCAGATCAGCGGTGGCGGCGGTGCGCGCATGGGCGCCGGCCCCGCGTTCCGCGGAGGTGGCGGCAACTTCGCGGCCGGCCCAGCGGCAAGTCCGAGCGGCCGCAGCTTCGCAGCTACCCCAGCGGCCCGCCCCGCCATCTCGCCATCGTTCAGTGGTAGCCGCAGCGTCGCAACGGCGGGCAACTGGCAAGGCGGAAGCAACTGGAGTGGCCGCCATTGGCATCATCATCGTGGCGGCGGCTTCTGGCCCGGCTTCGCGGCGGGTGCGGCGATTGGCGGCCTGGGCTCGTACGCCTATTACGGCGGCGGCTATTATGATGACCCCTACTACTATGGCTACTATGACGAGCCGACAGTGGCGGTGGTCCCCTATGGCGGCGGCGACTCGGTGGCGTACTGCGAGCAGCGCTTCAAATCGTATGACCCGGCGTCGGGCACCTATCTCGGCTACGACGGCCAGCGGCATCCCTGCCCGTAA
- a CDS encoding alpha/beta hydrolase, which yields MPVVLDPDAAAVYKAFQEAGRPAYETLTAPEARAYYAQARFATNPEPPELARVAPLEIPAPHGTIPARLYVPKEPRRHDGLSPALVFFHGGGWVIGDLDSHDVVCRQLAVEGALIVISVDYRLAPEHKFPAATDDAIAATKWVAANGRALGIDAARLSIGGDSAGGNLTAVVALAARDGNGPPLAGQVLIYPAVDFAMTHGSHSEPETSVLLTHSVIRWFRDHYLNGAADIHDWRASPARAQNLAGLPPAYVLTAGADPLRDEGDEYAARLAQAGVPVTTKHYPGQFHGFLTMGKLLQQANIAVSEIGAWLKGLS from the coding sequence ATGCCTGTTGTGCTCGATCCCGATGCCGCTGCCGTCTACAAGGCCTTCCAGGAAGCCGGCCGCCCCGCCTACGAGACCCTGACCGCGCCGGAAGCGCGCGCCTATTACGCCCAGGCGCGCTTTGCCACCAATCCCGAGCCGCCGGAGCTCGCGCGCGTCGCGCCGCTGGAGATCCCAGCGCCGCACGGCACGATTCCCGCGCGCCTCTACGTGCCCAAGGAACCGCGCCGCCATGACGGCTTGTCGCCCGCGCTGGTGTTCTTCCATGGCGGCGGCTGGGTGATCGGCGATCTCGACTCCCACGATGTCGTCTGCCGTCAGCTCGCGGTCGAAGGCGCGCTGATCGTGATCTCGGTCGACTACCGTCTCGCGCCCGAGCACAAGTTTCCCGCCGCAACCGATGACGCGATCGCCGCGACCAAATGGGTCGCCGCGAACGGGCGCGCGCTCGGCATCGACGCCGCGCGCCTCTCGATCGGCGGCGATAGCGCCGGCGGCAATCTCACCGCGGTCGTGGCGCTCGCTGCGCGTGACGGCAACGGGCCCCCGCTCGCGGGTCAGGTCTTGATCTACCCCGCCGTCGATTTCGCCATGACGCACGGTTCCCATAGCGAGCCCGAGACCAGCGTGCTGCTGACGCATTCGGTGATCCGCTGGTTCCGCGACCACTACCTCAATGGCGCCGCCGACATCCACGACTGGCGCGCTTCGCCGGCGCGTGCGCAAAACCTTGCCGGCCTGCCGCCGGCCTATGTGCTGACCGCCGGCGCCGATCCCCTGCGCGACGAAGGCGACGAATATGCTGCGCGGCTCGCGCAGGCCGGCGTGCCCGTGACCACCAAGCACTATCCCGGCCAATTCCACGGTTTCCTCACCATGGGAAAATTGCTGCAGCAGGCCAACATCGCCGTGAGCGAGATCGGCGCATGGCTGAAGGGATTGAGCTGA
- a CDS encoding CHASE3 domain-containing protein yields MIPTQRVILGAGLVILLIITAASIALDVKSRSDAAWVNHTVQVQKKISDLRVLMRRAESAARGYELYRTPTFSAEFQVVHGQIAPALADLKRDLRDNPDQVALLESTEPLALRRIEIAAEAMRLRAENDQAGIAALNGKAEGRGLMNAVTGNLDHLSAGEERLLSVRSQDSRRTGIVLLGIDVAGAVLILLLVALVMRESRRATVQLQSTLTETTAAKQALAAAVAERTEHLVTAHDELRLSVNVLQSTFHSMAEAVLVIDTEGAVLLSNPAAERILLHRAGMNLRNLRELSDVFHGDGVTPLKADELPSVRVLRGERFEDLEMIVRPHSGDPPRHLMVSGRPMLNGQGDISGAVLVYHDATMSRETERQLYQSQKLDAIGKLTGGVAHDFNNMLTVISGNTETLVASLKQQPELQRAARLIDDAAERCAELIQHLLAFARRQPLQPRNVEINAAIADIAKLLRPTLGEQIQIETVLEQGPMTAQIDPSRLTNAVLNMAINARDAMPNGGKLLLETHRVVLDEAYAQANADVAPGPYIMLAVSDTGTGMSPDIQQKAFEPFFTTKEVGKGSGLGLSMVYGFVKQSGGHIKIYSEEDHGTTIKLYLPPGAGMADAAAPVAPQVPGGAETIFVVEDDTLVRNFVTAQLESLGYKTIAAPDSRAALQLIEGGQPFDLLFTDIVIPGGMSGRELAEEVAKRRPGLKVLYTSGYTDNAIVHHGKLDDGVMLLTKPYRRNQLAEMIRKALAANASPAPRPPA; encoded by the coding sequence TTGATTCCAACGCAGCGCGTCATTCTCGGTGCTGGACTTGTCATCCTCCTGATCATCACCGCAGCCTCGATCGCCCTCGACGTCAAGTCGCGGTCCGATGCGGCGTGGGTCAATCATACCGTCCAGGTGCAGAAGAAGATCTCCGATCTGCGCGTGCTGATGCGCCGCGCCGAGAGCGCCGCGCGCGGCTACGAGCTTTACCGCACCCCGACTTTCAGCGCCGAGTTCCAGGTGGTACACGGCCAGATCGCGCCGGCCCTCGCCGACCTCAAGCGCGACCTGCGCGACAATCCCGATCAGGTCGCTCTCCTGGAGAGCACCGAACCGCTGGCGCTACGCCGGATCGAGATCGCCGCCGAAGCGATGCGCCTGCGCGCTGAGAACGACCAAGCCGGTATTGCCGCACTCAACGGCAAGGCCGAGGGCCGCGGCCTCATGAACGCGGTCACGGGCAATCTCGACCATCTGAGCGCGGGGGAAGAACGCCTGCTCAGCGTGCGCTCCCAGGATTCGCGCCGTACCGGCATCGTGCTGCTCGGCATCGACGTCGCCGGTGCCGTGCTGATCCTGCTGCTGGTCGCGCTGGTGATGCGCGAGAGCCGGCGCGCCACGGTGCAGCTCCAGAGCACGCTGACCGAGACCACCGCCGCCAAGCAGGCGCTCGCAGCGGCGGTGGCCGAGCGCACCGAGCATCTGGTGACGGCGCATGACGAACTGCGCCTGTCGGTCAACGTGCTCCAGAGCACGTTTCACAGCATGGCCGAGGCGGTGCTGGTCATCGACACGGAAGGCGCTGTCCTTCTGTCCAATCCGGCCGCGGAACGCATCCTGCTGCATCGCGCCGGCATGAACCTGCGCAATCTGCGTGAGCTGTCGGACGTGTTTCACGGCGATGGCGTCACGCCGCTCAAGGCCGACGAGCTGCCCTCGGTGCGCGTGCTGCGCGGCGAGCGGTTCGAGGATCTGGAGATGATCGTCCGTCCGCACAGCGGCGATCCTCCCCGTCACCTCATGGTCAGCGGCCGGCCGATGCTGAACGGGCAAGGCGACATCTCCGGCGCGGTGCTGGTCTATCACGATGCGACCATGTCGCGCGAGACCGAGCGGCAGCTGTACCAATCGCAGAAGCTGGACGCGATCGGCAAGCTGACCGGCGGCGTCGCGCACGACTTCAACAACATGCTGACCGTGATCTCCGGCAACACCGAGACGCTGGTGGCGAGCCTGAAGCAGCAGCCCGAACTGCAGCGCGCGGCGCGGCTGATCGACGATGCCGCCGAGCGCTGCGCCGAGCTGATCCAGCATCTTCTCGCGTTTGCACGCAGGCAGCCGTTGCAGCCGCGCAACGTCGAGATCAATGCCGCGATCGCGGACATCGCAAAACTCCTGCGCCCTACCCTCGGCGAGCAGATCCAGATCGAGACCGTGCTGGAACAGGGGCCGATGACCGCGCAGATCGATCCGTCGCGGCTCACCAATGCCGTGCTCAACATGGCGATCAATGCGCGTGACGCCATGCCGAACGGCGGCAAGCTGCTGCTGGAAACCCACCGCGTCGTGCTGGATGAGGCCTATGCGCAGGCCAATGCGGACGTGGCGCCCGGCCCTTACATCATGCTCGCCGTCAGCGACACCGGCACCGGCATGTCGCCCGACATCCAGCAGAAGGCGTTCGAGCCCTTCTTCACCACCAAGGAGGTCGGCAAGGGAAGCGGCCTCGGCCTCTCCATGGTCTACGGCTTCGTCAAGCAGTCCGGCGGCCACATCAAGATCTACAGCGAAGAAGACCACGGCACCACGATCAAGCTCTATCTGCCGCCGGGCGCAGGCATGGCGGATGCGGCAGCTCCCGTCGCACCGCAGGTCCCAGGCGGCGCCGAGACCATTTTCGTCGTCGAAGACGACACGCTGGTGCGCAACTTCGTCACCGCACAGCTCGAGAGCCTCGGCTACAAGACGATTGCCGCGCCCGACAGCCGCGCCGCGCTGCAGTTGATCGAGGGCGGCCAGCCGTTCGATCTCCTCTTCACCGATATCGTCATTCCCGGCGGCATGAGCGGGCGCGAGCTCGCCGAGGAGGTGGCAAAACGGCGGCCGGGCCTGAAGGTGCTCTACACCTCCGGCTACACCGACAACGCCATCGTGCATCACGGCAAGCTCGACGACGGCGTGATGCTGCTGACCAAACCCTATCGCCGCAACCAGCTCGCCGAGATGATCAGGAAGGCGCTGGCGGCTAACGCGTCGCCAGCACCACGGCCGCCAGCGTGA
- a CDS encoding DMT family transporter — protein MLDSTRRDARPRIAPAGLMFLAITSIGWGFNWPVTKFLLSELPPLTLRGVTGVLGALLLAALAVIRRQSLKVEPGIWSRLLIAAVLNVTGWMVLMGLALLWLPAGEAALIAYTMPVWASIIAWPVLGERPTLLRTLGLVMAFVGLASIMGGNGIAASVEKLPGIVMALCGALGFAVGTVFSKKYPIHLPPLAAAAWQIGIGCLPISIIGLLVETTHLDKVTPVGWWLLVYSTVVQFCIAYVSWFAALARLPAAVAAIGTMAVPVIGVVASAIALGEPLGAGQIAALIFTLAAVVLATR, from the coding sequence ATGCTTGATTCGACTCGCCGGGATGCGCGGCCGCGCATCGCCCCGGCCGGCCTGATGTTCCTCGCCATCACCTCGATCGGCTGGGGCTTCAATTGGCCGGTGACGAAATTCCTGCTCTCCGAGCTGCCGCCGCTGACGCTTCGCGGAGTCACGGGGGTGCTGGGCGCGCTGCTGCTCGCGGCGCTGGCGGTCATCCGCCGGCAGAGCCTGAAGGTCGAGCCGGGGATCTGGTCGCGCCTGCTGATCGCCGCCGTGCTCAACGTCACCGGCTGGATGGTGCTGATGGGGCTGGCGCTGCTCTGGTTGCCGGCCGGCGAGGCGGCGCTGATTGCCTATACCATGCCGGTCTGGGCCTCGATCATCGCCTGGCCGGTGCTGGGCGAGCGGCCGACGCTGCTCCGCACGCTGGGGCTGGTGATGGCCTTTGTCGGGCTCGCCTCGATCATGGGCGGCAACGGCATCGCCGCCAGCGTCGAGAAGCTGCCGGGCATCGTCATGGCACTCTGCGGCGCACTCGGCTTCGCCGTCGGCACGGTGTTCTCGAAGAAGTACCCGATCCATCTGCCGCCGCTCGCGGCCGCGGCCTGGCAGATCGGGATCGGCTGCCTGCCGATCTCGATCATCGGCCTCCTGGTCGAGACCACGCATCTGGACAAGGTGACGCCGGTCGGCTGGTGGCTGCTGGTCTATTCGACCGTGGTGCAGTTCTGCATTGCCTATGTCAGCTGGTTCGCCGCGTTAGCGCGTCTGCCGGCCGCGGTGGCCGCGATCGGCACCATGGCGGTGCCGGTCATCGGCGTGGTCGCCTCCGCGATCGCGCTGGGCGAGCCGCTCGGGGCGGGGCAGATCGCCGCGCTGATCTTCACGCTGGCGGCCGTGGTGCTGGCGACGCGTTAG
- a CDS encoding DJ-1/PfpI family protein, whose amino-acid sequence MPASLQIGLLVFPHVTQLDFTGPLQVFSSVPGATVHLIWKTLDPVPSDSVLMLKPTITFADCPQLDVICIPGGFGTDALLNDEETLDFVRKQASTARFVTSVCTGSLVLGAAGLLKGYHAATHWSAMEMLALFGATPTKTRVCIDRNRVTGGGVTAGIDFALKLVSLLVDRTTAEAIQLRLEYNPAPPFNAGSPDTAPAEVLTLMKERVAPWQARRLEAAKRAAERMI is encoded by the coding sequence ATGCCGGCATCACTCCAGATCGGACTCCTGGTGTTTCCGCACGTCACCCAACTCGACTTCACCGGTCCCTTGCAGGTGTTTTCATCCGTCCCCGGCGCGACCGTGCACCTGATCTGGAAGACGCTGGATCCGGTGCCAAGCGATTCCGTGCTGATGCTGAAGCCGACCATCACGTTCGCCGACTGCCCGCAACTGGATGTGATCTGCATTCCCGGTGGCTTCGGCACCGACGCGCTCCTCAACGATGAGGAGACTCTCGACTTCGTGCGCAAGCAGGCCTCCACCGCCAGATTCGTCACCTCGGTCTGCACGGGATCGCTGGTGCTGGGCGCGGCCGGGCTGTTGAAGGGCTATCATGCCGCGACCCATTGGAGCGCGATGGAGATGCTGGCGCTGTTCGGTGCGACCCCTACGAAGACGCGCGTCTGCATCGATCGCAACCGCGTGACCGGCGGCGGCGTCACCGCTGGAATCGATTTCGCCTTGAAGTTGGTATCGCTGCTGGTCGATCGCACCACCGCGGAGGCCATTCAGCTCCGCCTCGAATACAATCCCGCGCCGCCATTCAATGCCGGCTCGCCGGATACGGCGCCGGCCGAGGTGCTTACGCTCATGAAGGAGCGGGTTGCGCCATGGCAGGCACGGCGGCTCGAGGCCGCCAAGCGCGCAGCGGAACGGATGATCTAG